AACCTTCATTATACCTTCTGCAAAGGCGAGTTCTTCTTCAGTTGCAGAGGGGTGTGCCAGTATTCCTTTATTTGTCGCAGTAGCAACAGACCCTGTAATTTTATAGTTAGCTATACTTCCTCGTTCGACTTCAACGTCTAAAACGTCACTAATTGTTTTTAATGATTCATCAGAAAGCAGTGGATTAGCAATAGCTCCAAAATCATTTGCAAGTATGATATTACCTACTGCAGTGAACTTATCAGCAATTCGCTCTACTTCCACTCCAGATTCTTTAATGGCTTTTATCTCGCTGTCAAGAGCATATGGTGTTACTATGAATCCATTTGAATTCCCAACAGCCAGTGCTCCAGCAAGGTTACTTCCACCAATTGGAGTTTTAACTACAGGAACTCCTAAAGTATCCTCTACAAGACTCTCCAGTGCTTCTGATAAATTAGAGGGAACTATTGCAATTTTATCGGTTGTAGAAATCGCAACACCAAGATTGGGGTTCCCATTCAAATTAGCTCTTCTTATCATCACGTTCACCTATTCAACTAAGGTGACTGCAACTGAACCATCTTCTTCCTGTACAGCTTTTACTTTGATTTTAGGAGGTATTTTTTGAATTCCTCTTTCCCATATTTTTTCATTAACAGATGCATCTATTTTGATGTCGTCTGTCTTCATATGTTTTCCTATGAATTCTTTCACGTAACGTACTGCTCTTGGGGACCTGATAGTCCTTGGAACATTTTTTACTTTTCTTAATGGTATAACATAGACTCTTTCCATGTGAAAATCCCCTTAAACTTTTAAGCTACTTCTTCTCCAATGTCTTCTCATTTTTGGATGAGACATTACTTTTCTATTGGTTTTAATCCGTACCCATACTGGGACAGTTCGGCTCTGCTTGTTAGCTTTAGCAAGCCTTAGTTTTTTAGCTAATGGCCTATTTCTACTCATTTTTTCACCACATTAATATTGATTTGTGTTAAATTTTATTTTTCCAGCCCACAACTCGAGATTGGATATGACTTGGAAATATTTTGCTCGATGCGCTTTCGCCTTCAATTTCATTTATGAGGTATCTGATTTCAATCTCATAATCGGAATTGTTTTCCATACTGGTACTTTCCTTTTTGACTTCAAAAAGCACATCTGAGAGATTATTGATGGTCTTGTGACCAAATCCACGGAGGGTTATATATTCAACGTTCTGTCTGCCTTCAAGACTGTTGATTTCGTTTCCTTTAAGTTTAGGGATTCTGTCATCCCTTCTTGTACCATCTGCAACCACGTTATAATCACGTGAAACAAGGTCTAATGCTTCTTTATGAATATAATTTATTCCATTATTTGGAAATCCATCATTAATGATAATATCAGTTGCATTTTCCAGTATCTTTTTATCGGCTTTAAAAACGAGGTGTTTAAAACCAAGCGCAGATGCTGATTTTGCTGCAGGTTTAAAGGAATCGAATATCCCAAAATTTATGGTTACAAGTTCAACCTCATATCCCAATTTTGTAAGGATTACAGCAATAAGCGAACTATCTTTTCCTCCGCTGTAGAGAACACACGCTTTCATTTTCTTGTTATGTTAATCTCTCTTTTTTGACCAACAAGATTTGTCAGGAGATGTTTGAGCTGATCATCAGTTATTTTAGATTTGACCCGCCCCATTTGAGCAAGCTGAATAAGTTGAAGTTCTATTTGTTCAACGAGTTCAGGTTTAGTGAGTCTCAAATTCGCAAGTCTGCCCCTAGCTTCAGGAGTTAATATCTGCATCATAGCCTGCTTTTTTTGAGCTTCCATCTCTTGGCGGGCTTGTTCTTGTTGTTGGGATGATGCCTGCTGCGTTGCAGCTTGCTGCTGTAACTCTTGCATCCTTTTACGTCGTAGTTCTTCAATATCGCTCAAAATTCAACCTCCATTATCTATTAAATTTAATGAAAACCTTACTTAATATTTAGCAAGTTCAGGAATATCTTTTTTAACGATGTTTGATGCTTTGTCAACAAAGGATTTTCCTTCAGGAGTTATGATTCTTCCTTCTTTTATTTTGGCAATGAATCCAGCATCTTCAAGTTGATGTAAAGCTGTTCTTATTACAGAACCGCTGCCTTTCCTGAATTTTTCTGGTTCGCATCCTCTATCTTTTTTTCCACCATAATAGGATCTTAAACTGTTCAGTCCAACAGGGCCATCAATGTACACCTTTCTTAAGATTGATGCACATCTTGTGTACCACCAGTCTGCATCTTCAGGCCTTCTTTCTTTGTGAACTCCGGTTTTAACAAATTTTGCCCATTCTGGCGCGTTTATACTTTTATTTTCATTTAAATCCTTTGCAATTGCACTTATAAGCAAATCTGCAGGAACATCATAAACTGTAGTCATATTTAGCCTCCTAATTTACCTGTTTTTTTTATAAATTACAGCAACGTTACCTCTTAAATCAACAAGTTTAGACTTTGATTTTTCGGTTATCTCAGTTATATAATTTTGTTTTTCTGAGGATATAGTTTTTGAAAATTTCACTTTAATTACTTCGTGAGCTTTAAGCTGTCTTTTTATTTCATCAATAACATTTTCATTTATTCCAGATTTTCCAATATTTAGTGTGAATGTTGAAAGTGATCTATTCATTAATTCCTTCTTTGATAATGTGGGACTCAACTCTTCTCCTCCTTTTATCTTTCTGCTCTCTTATATATGGAAGGGTTACTACATTTCCACATTCAAGGCATTTTATAATAACACATGAATTTTTCAACCGGATTTGACAATTTTCTCCGGGTTTCAGGAATTTATAACATTTTTTACAGAATCTTCTCTTCCAGATTCGCGGCATTCTTATATTATATTTTGTTGCAATGTTTCTTGCCATTTCTACATAGCGATCTGACCGGTGTGGATGAGTACTGTACGATTCTTCTGCAAGTTTAAACAGGATATCTATTCTTTCTTCTGCTATTTTCAGCATCCATCTTGGTCTTCTTCCCCTTCTCAAAGTCTAGCCTCTAATGAGTCATTAGTTAATGTTAGAATATAGAAATGGATCTTAAGTTCTTGTGTAGGGTTGACTTGCTGAATCAATAATTAACACAGTGATTTACAATTGAATCTGCATTATCCGTAATCCTAATACAACATATAATCTACTTAAGAATAATATTATAATTTATCTGGTATTCTATTTAAAAAGCTTTTCCCTCTACTCTACAAAACTTTCAAACCTAAATGAAATTTGCAAAAAGGTGAATCAAAATATGGAATATCAAAAATGATTGATTAAAATCATAGGATTGAAATTAACTATTTGATACACCATCAAATTGAAATTATTTTAAATAATCCAGAAAATCCACATTTCCTACAGGAAAACTTTTATCGCCGTTTATCACATCGATTATCAAATCTGCGACATGGTCCGGATGAATATCACTTGTATCTATTTCATTGACTTTATCGCCGTGAATTTCGAATGATTCATAGGAACATATATCAATAGCTTCAGCTTCAATATTTTCACGTATTTTAGCTGCTTTCCATCCTTTAATCTTCATACGGTCACGCAAAACATCAGGATTCGCTCTTAAGACAATTACAATATCTGAGTTTTCAAAAAGATGTGAAAGATGCCCTTCAACAACCACATGCTTGTCATGATCATCTATATTCTTAATTATCTTGGCTATCTCATTAAATAGAGCATCCAGGTCTACTATTTTGTATCCCCTCTCTTCATCAATTCCAGTATAAAGATGTTTTTCATCAACGAGTTCATTGATGTTAACAAGGCATGCATCTATTTTTTCTACAAGTATCGATGATACAGTAGTTTTTCCAACACCAGGCGTTCCTGTAATAAGGATTATCATTTTTTCATTTATTTTAATTTTTCAATTAATATTTCAGCTATTCTTTCTCCTGAAAGGAGCATTCCACCAAATATTGGACCCATCCTTGGAGATCCATAGACGGCATTTGCTGCCATTCCGGTGACATACAAACCAGGATATACCTCTTTGGTGTTATCCATAAGAGCTTTTTCTCCAACTTCTGCCCACATTGGTTTTTCACCTATGATGGTACCTGTTTCAGTGTTGAGTTTTGGTCCTACTTTTTTCTCTACAACTTTTACAACTTCACAGTCGTGTCCAGTTGCATCGATTACTGCTTTAGTTCTTATGGTAAGCGGATCAACGTGTAATCTTCCCATTTCAACTGCACTCCAGTTCAAGACAAGACCCGCAACGTCTTTACTTTCTTTCATCATTACATCTTCAATGCTTATTAAATTAAAGATTTTAAGACCTGCTTGTGTTGCTTTAGAACACAATGTTGACACACATTCTACTGAATCAGCAACATAATAATCATCTTCATACTTTTGGGAGCCGATGCCAAATTCATCCAGAATTCTTTTACTTTCTTCCTGGACAACTATCTTATTGAACATCATACCGCCACCCCACATTCCGCCGCCGATGCTTAGTTTTCTCTCAAATAATGCAGCTTTAAAGCCTGCTTTTGCAAGGTAATATCCAGCTACAAGTCCTGATGGGCCTCCACCAACTATTGCAACGTCAATATCTGTGTAATCTATGAAATCTTCCATGAAACTTTCAATTATCGCCCGGGATATTTTTACGTCATCTAATTCCATTTTTTTTCACCACTGTTATCTAATTATTTGAGCTTTATTTCTTTTTAACAATTATCCTTAAAACATCACCATCATTCATCACATGATCCAGTCCAACTTTTTGACCTTCAAATTTTACTGATGATCCCCAGACTTTTGCATGCCTGAAATTCCTGACAAATTCACGGTGAAGTTTACCTGCCACGTCTTTCACTGTAGAACCTTTCCTCACAATAAGTGGTTCTTCATAATCTGCTTTTCTGCCTTGAGGTTTTAAATAAATACGGATAAGAGCTAACTTATTAAAAATTTCTCTTTTAAGTTCTTCAACATTAATTTGCTTGTTTGCAGATATAAATATTGCATCCGGCATCTGCGATTTAACTTCATTAAAATAATCTTCATCAATTAAATC
This genomic window from Methanobacterium sp. contains:
- a CDS encoding sulfide-dependent adenosine diphosphate thiazole synthase; the protein is MELDDVKISRAIIESFMEDFIDYTDIDVAIVGGGPSGLVAGYYLAKAGFKAALFERKLSIGGGMWGGGMMFNKIVVQEESKRILDEFGIGSQKYEDDYYVADSVECVSTLCSKATQAGLKIFNLISIEDVMMKESKDVAGLVLNWSAVEMGRLHVDPLTIRTKAVIDATGHDCEVVKVVEKKVGPKLNTETGTIIGEKPMWAEVGEKALMDNTKEVYPGLYVTGMAANAVYGSPRMGPIFGGMLLSGERIAEILIEKLK
- a CDS encoding ribonuclease P protein component 4, with protein sequence MRRGRRPRWMLKIAEERIDILFKLAEESYSTHPHRSDRYVEMARNIATKYNIRMPRIWKRRFCKKCYKFLKPGENCQIRLKNSCVIIKCLECGNVVTLPYIREQKDKRRRRVESHIIKEGINE
- a CDS encoding 30S ribosomal protein S19e — translated: MTTVYDVPADLLISAIAKDLNENKSINAPEWAKFVKTGVHKERRPEDADWWYTRCASILRKVYIDGPVGLNSLRSYYGGKKDRGCEPEKFRKGSGSVIRTALHQLEDAGFIAKIKEGRIITPEGKSFVDKASNIVKKDIPELAKY
- a CDS encoding 7-cyano-7-deazaguanine synthase is translated as MKACVLYSGGKDSSLIAVILTKLGYEVELVTINFGIFDSFKPAAKSASALGFKHLVFKADKKILENATDIIINDGFPNNGINYIHKEALDLVSRDYNVVADGTRRDDRIPKLKGNEINSLEGRQNVEYITLRGFGHKTINNLSDVLFEVKKESTSMENNSDYEIEIRYLINEIEGESASSKIFPSHIQSRVVGWKNKI
- a CDS encoding DNA-binding protein, yielding MSDIEELRRKRMQELQQQAATQQASSQQQEQARQEMEAQKKQAMMQILTPEARGRLANLRLTKPELVEQIELQLIQLAQMGRVKSKITDDQLKHLLTNLVGQKREINITRK
- a CDS encoding adenylate kinase family protein gives rise to the protein MIILITGTPGVGKTTVSSILVEKIDACLVNINELVDEKHLYTGIDEERGYKIVDLDALFNEIAKIIKNIDDHDKHVVVEGHLSHLFENSDIVIVLRANPDVLRDRMKIKGWKAAKIRENIEAEAIDICSYESFEIHGDKVNEIDTSDIHPDHVADLIIDVINGDKSFPVGNVDFLDYLK
- a CDS encoding translation initiation factor IF-6, with translation MIRRANLNGNPNLGVAISTTDKIAIVPSNLSEALESLVEDTLGVPVVKTPIGGSNLAGALAVGNSNGFIVTPYALDSEIKAIKESGVEVERIADKFTAVGNIILANDFGAIANPLLSDESLKTISDVLDVEVERGSIANYKITGSVATATNKGILAHPSATEEELAFAEGIMKVPADVGTVNKGVMLVGACAVANSNGVIVGLNTTGPELARIEEALGFLEGYE
- a CDS encoding 50S ribosomal protein L31e, whose translation is MERVYVIPLRKVKNVPRTIRSPRAVRYVKEFIGKHMKTDDIKIDASVNEKIWERGIQKIPPKIKVKAVQEEDGSVAVTLVE
- a CDS encoding 50S ribosomal protein L39e: MSRNRPLAKKLRLAKANKQSRTVPVWVRIKTNRKVMSHPKMRRHWRRSSLKV
- a CDS encoding YhbY family RNA-binding protein, yielding MNRSLSTFTLNIGKSGINENVIDEIKRQLKAHEVIKVKFSKTISSEKQNYITEITEKSKSKLVDLRGNVAVIYKKNR